One Echeneis naucrates chromosome 4, fEcheNa1.1, whole genome shotgun sequence genomic window, TTTGACtcagtgacatgaaaacagaaagtccAGCTGATACTAACTGGATATTATAATACTGAAGGCTGCAGCTGCCCCGGTCAGTCCCATGAACCCCCCTGATGAAAACAAAGGTCACCTGGGCTCTCCATCCTTCACGGCTTTACACAGCTGAGTTTGCAGCTCCTTCGTCCGTCCGTCCATCATCACAGCTGTCCGTTCAtcggtgacctttgacctcaggtCGGCGCATTCCAGTTTAGACCGAAATCGCACTTTTAATCGGAGCTAACATTAGCCTAGCCTAGCTTAGCCTTGCTGGCTACCGAGACGCTGCCGAAAACTACAAACTCCGTCAAGCAAGCatacattttggttttttgttgttgttgcttattTTTCACTCTAAAATCCAAACTTCCTTCTGTTAGTCACTTCGGTGGTTTTTGTCTTTGAACTCGGGACACGGgattgtttggtttgttggCGGAAGTCAAACTTCCCTCCAAACAGAatgctcctcctctgtggctgGCGGAGGGTACAAGCACCGCCTCTTGGCGTCTCTGATTGGACGAGCGCTTCCCGCCCACCAATCAGGTCTCTTGAAACTAAAGCGCAGTAATACGGGCCTTTGGTTACGTCACTCTGGGCCGTATCACATCTTTCATTCAAGAAATTTGCTCATCCGCTGTGGCGGCTGAGATCTATATTTTTATgtactttatttattcaaatgagACTTCTATTTATCTTCTAGTcatatcaaatttatttataaacaTTTTACTGTATATTATCTTATATCATATCTCATattatattgtttgtttgtttcatgatTCTTATTGTTTCTTGGTTTGATATATTATGTCATCTTAGTTTAGAAGTGATTAATATTTCTTCTATTTGCAGTATATGTTTGTAATaagataaaaatggaaatttttttGGAATAAAGAGACTTTTAAAAATCCATATGTTTGCAATTATATGTGCTAAATGAGCATTTTTAAGGATGGCATGAAATAATGTGGAATGTGGAATAATGGAACACATTATTCCACAATAGTGGATAAACAGATACAAACTGATTTTTGGTTTATGTCTTGAACTGGAGTTTAATTTACacaatttgtgtaaaataaaaattttatgaaaaacaTGGGCCTTCCATTTTAGGTAATGGAGAATGGAGATAAAATAGATTGTGCCCACAAATtttacaattaataaaaataaattggaatTTTTAGAAGAATAAGATTAAGACAATATCCTTTATTTGTCAATAACTTCCACTCTTGTTCTATCAGATTCTTCTTATAGACAACAAAGGGAAAGACACCTTGAATACATGTAATATTATTACTACTTTATTCcttctttaaaatatattatttgaattttacataaataaactTAATGCAGTCTTAAAAGTGATGGCTCTATGCAGCAATAACAGCAATGCTCAATTTTTACAAAATGGCTGCCTGAACATGGAAGAACATCTTCTAAGTTGTGCGACTTCACAGCATTTAGATTCCACAGAGTGTTGTGTCTGATTTCACAGTTCGCTGAAGGCTGTGAGCTCAGACTCTGACGGAGCAGAGAGCGAGCACAAGGAGGCcggagaggaggagcagcaggttTGGCTGGGAGGCTCCGGCCTGGTTGTGGGGGGTCAGCTTGCAGTTGTCGTAGGGCTCCACACAAGCAGCGTAGGCCATGACGTGAGCGATGTAGCTCTGCTCCTGGACGCCGTGGAACAGGTGGGACATGGGCCCTTTGGCAAAGATGGCTACATCCTCGATACTGTGAGTCTCTGAGTCCAGAGGGACGGGCGCTTGTTGACGATAATCATCAGCCGCTGGAGGACAaacaggacagaggagacagattAACTATGGATTTATGCACTTTAGTTATATATTAATACTACTTACATATTACAatgttttgtgcatttttgctGTGGATTGTGTATGATGTTTGGAGTACGGCAGTCCCAAAGGCATGTTTCCATTTGATGTAAAGTAAATGGAGAACAAAGCCTTACTTACAGTATCGTGATATGCTTAATATAACACTTATTCATGTTGGTACTCAGAAAGacttctgatttgatttgtgacaaaaacaaatctccaCTTTTGGACAGATGGATTCACTGTCAGTGCCTTATCCCGTTTCACCACCAGGTGGAGCTGCTTTATTACTTTGTCCTCTCTCATAACCGGATGGATACACACTTACATGAAACGGTCTCGTTCATATCCGGACGGGTCCCGTTGATCTGGTATCCGGGTCCATTTCCGTACACGGCGGTGGTGAAGTGCTTCCCGTCGTTAGCGATGGAGCGAGACACTCCTGTGAGACACACAACCAACTGAGATCTACAGGTTTGTGATATTTGCTCCCTCAGCCAGGCCTGTGAAAACCTCATCAGCATGTGAAAGTGCATTTTACCTAAAACAGGGTTTCCTCTGGCAGAATATCCTCCAAAGGCGAAGACGTGGGAGTGGTCAGCGGTCACCACAGACAGGGTGTCCAGCTCACTGGTCAGTTCAGCAGCTCGCCCGATGGCCCGGTCAAACTCCACAGCGTCGTGCAGAGCTTTTTTGGCCTTCCCTTCATGATGCCCATGGTCGATTCTACCGCTTAAGATCCAGAACAAAGTCTTTCTTTAATAAACAAAGCCGTCATCTCAGTGATTCTCCATCTTTCTAACCCATCCTCCTCATATTTATAGATCACTGTGATGTGACTGGACGAGGATTTGACCGTACAACACAAAGGACAGTGTCCTCTTACTCGGTATTTAAAGGCAGAAATCAGAAAACACTTATCTTCCACAAAGAGATAAAAGCCTTTGGGGTTCTTGCTCAGAATCTTAATTGCTTTCTCCGTCATCTCAGTGAGGGACGGATCCGTGGACGGGTTACGTTCCAGTTCGTAGTGGCAGTCTTTGGGCTCAAATAgacctaaacacacacacagaagtttcAGGATTCCtttttcaacaaacaaacacaacatttaaatgtttgagtTCCTCTGTGAGAAACCAACTCATCTAATTGCTCAAAATTGCAGCTGAATAATTTTCTGCATAATGACAAATAATTCCAGCTGAGCCAGGTGCTCCACATTAAATCTGTATCCTTATTAAGGAttcaaatgacaaaacacaataatgatGACAGCTCTTACCCATCAggaagtttgtgtttgcaggatTTACAGCATCAAAATCAGCCTTGTTCCAAACATATTTAGCGTTCTGTGGCCAATAAATAAACTTTGTAAAAACTCAGTGgggaaaacaacatttattgACACTCAACCTGAAGAATGTTAAATCCACCGTGtacctttttgttcttttgccaCTCCAGAACCAGATTTTGTCCGTCTTCCCTGTCTCCATAAAACGTGGGATATTCTGGATCTTGCATGGTTTTGGGAAACATGTACTGACGACCTCCACCAAGAATCACCTGCATTATACAGACATGACAACAATTCGTACTGTAGCTATTCCAAAATCCAGATAAATTTTCCTAATATGAGACATGCTGAGTGGTGCTGATGTGATGGTAGCGTGGATGGAAGGATGAGCTGAAGACATTTCATCACTCTGCAACAAGTTACTGGTGTTTTCGGGGTATCTTCATCTTAAGCCTTACGTCTATCTCCGTGTTGTTTATCAGCTGATATGCGATGTCACGGCACCCATTTTGGATGGCCTCACTGCTGAGCAGGGAGTCAGAATACCAGCCTCGATTGGCGGTGTGAGCGTAGTTTGCTGCCGGAGAGGCGTGCTGCACTCGGGTCGTTGTGACGATTCCCACAGATTTTCCTGAAGACggagaaatgtgtttgaattcAATTCAGCATTTTGAGGACAACATAAGCTTTTAAATTACTAGTTGGCAAAAAGTGCAAAgtattttgaattattattactttgaaggcatttcagatttttgaaaTGTTCACAGAGCTAATAATTCAGGGAGAATTAGGGACaatttcccatagatttcaacacAATCAGAATGGTCTGTAGCTACCTGCTTTCTTGGCCCGGTGCAGAACAGATGTGACTTCGTTCCCGAAGGTGGCACTGCAGTTGTACCTCGGGGTGGCGGCGGTGACCCCCAGGGTGCCGTAGTTGGCCTTCACGCCACATAAGTACGCCGTGGCTGTTCCGGCGCTGTCGGGCATCTGTTGGTCCACATTGTACGTCTGCGGTGCCAAATACAATAACGTTAATGCTCACGTTGTGTCTGAGCCCTTTTTACAAGACAAGAACGGGACGTACATCTTGAGATCGGGCTCGTAACAGGCGACTGTGTCACCGTGGAAACGGGAAGTACATACAAGCAGTCAGCTGTGTTCTGAGGAACTATGGAACGTGTTTTGTGCAGTTCTCAGCTCAGAGCTTCACTCAGCATCGTACCTGCTGCtgccatatcttcatgaattctgtcctacagctcatctccaagAACTTCATGTAGCGACATTTTCCTGCCTACACCATCCCAcgcctctctcaccctctccctctctctctctctctctctcccactctcaacccaaccggtcgaggcagatgcccccccagcctggttctgctcgaggtttctgcctctcaaaggaagtttttcctgctcatctgggatctgttggatctctttagatcattttataaagagtttggtctagacctgctcttcatgtgaactgccttgatgtaacttagttatgatttggtgctatacaaataaatctgatttgatttgatttgattttaattagcTATTTTTAACTATCTGACCTTCGACAGCGCCAGATGAGAGAAGGTGTCCATGACCAGACTGGTCTCCTCCCCTGAATGTCCCGCCATCTGGCCTTTAAGGATCCGGGCGGCGGTGACCGTCGGCACCCCCATTCCTGCAGGCAGGAAACACACCTGAGCGGTTAGACAAGGTGGACTGAGGAAGGACAGAGCGGCTGTAGTCCTCAGAGGGACACAAACAGCTCAGCTGATGGGAGAATTTAAAGGCAGACGAAAAATACATGAGAAGTACATAATACAGCCAGAACCCCACATTTACTCTGCTCTGTAATCACTCCACTCCACCACTCCAATACAACGTCCTGCAGATGAAGACTTGACGTGTAAACCTGCCTCATGTGTCATCAAaaatcagattcagattcagatttatttttgtcattcaaCCACGAAATTACGTTGCATTTGGTTCACATAAAAACATCAGAATAtaaaaacaccaacagcagcaataaataaatataaaaagagtaataaatatgaacattctgatttaaaatattcatattgcACTAAGTATCTTTTGTAGACTGTTTGTAGAATGTACAGTAGAAAACAGAAGCAGTCTGATGGCAGTTGGAAAGAAGCTTCCACGAGACCACACAGACCTGCAGCTCATGCTACGGCACCGTCTGCCTGAGAGCGGCTCCTGATGATATGGCAGACAGCGTTGTTGGGTCAGGCCCTCAAAAGGTGGCAGTGTGACCTCACCATTCCTCTCAGGGCCTTTGTGTGCTGCTTGTTAGCACACTGTCGATGGTGCCTCTGTAGAAGGTGGGGAGAACTTCTGAGATGAGTTGAGACGTTGTCAGCCTCCTCAGAAAATGCAGGAGAAATCAGCCATGCAGTTGAAGTTCCTCGTAGGTGGGTCATTAATATCTGCAGTTTTGTAATTTGTCACTTATGGAGTCGTTAGATGTTACTGAACAATCCAAAACATTGATAACATCTGCAGAGTGCTGCTGTCAGCATGTTTGTGGGCTGTGACCATAAAGTCATACTTTATCCATCTATAAATTGGTCATTTGTGCAGCAGATTGTTGAGTAAACAGAAGCACGCTATCTTTCCATCTGTGAGTCCtggaggtgggggggtcagGGCTGCATGTTCAGTGTCTTATCAGGAAATATCAGCTCGTCCCATCGAGCGTCTTAAACCAGGAGAGAAAATGAGGGTGAAGATCACTTCAAGTTTTCATGTAACTTTTCAAATAAGAAGTTGCTTCTAATCTGAAGGAATTTAAAATTTGATGGTGAACTGGAATGAACTCTCTGTGGTGTTCAGATCAGTTACAGAAAAATAAGGCGACTTGTGGTTTAACCTCAGTTCATTCTGTTACGAGCAGCTTTCCAAGCAGTAGTAACCGCTGGCGAGCAGACGCTGACATTCATCTACCCATGAATCCCTGCGGCTCAGGGTCCCCTCAATCATTTGGTCTACAGAGCACcatggctctctctctctgcgaTGAGCAAACTCACACTTTAGAGCTTCTCTTCCACTGAACAAATGAACAGAACGGGTAGCTGAAGACTCACCGTCCCccaggaacaggatcaggttCTTGGCCTGGTGGACGTTCGGCTGCATGCTCAGGGCCGTCTGAAGAGCCTGCTTTCCTTTGACGTTCCAGTAGTTCGCATGGAGTTCCTCTTctgcaagaaagaaaatgacgatgtgaaaaaaacagcaacagtcataataaataaaaacatcagcagtgaaATTCACTGACTTTTTCTCAGATAATGTCAAAGCACTTAGAACAGACTGAATTATATATAGATCTGCAACTGTAATGTTCttatttgttggttttattttatagattttAGATGATTTGTCTGTTTATTACTGCCCTGGTCCTGGGAGACACTTTTCGTTCTTCCATGTTCTTTAACATGTTTTAAGTATCTGagcatgtttaattttttttagcaaccctttaaaattaaaatagataCGATGAtacttctttgtgttttcatcgaGGTCTGATTTGAAAGATGCAGCAGGTTCTTACCTGAATAACACAAAGTCCactgaactgaaacaaaaattAGTAGTCCAGTGAAAACAAGCTTATGTTTAGAGTCCATGGTGCCGACTGCATGTGAGGACCGGAGCACTCCGATCCTTTTATAGCTGCACCCAAAGAGCAAAGGACACGTAAAGGAGCTGTACACAGTGAGTAAAAAAGTGTCATTGAacgcacacacagcacaggacCAGGGACACCAAACTTCACTGTGGCAGCAGCCTGAAATTTCTCTCTGTAGAATTTGAACATGTGTGTTCTGACGTCAGTTCACTGTCTgatctgttttatgttttatgcaCATCTGGAGGCAAACAGCCGCATTTAGGCTGATTATCTGACCACACAGCGAGTTTCTTCTCTTTTGATTTGTTCTATATTGTAAAgcggtgtatgtgtgtgtgtgtgtgtgtgtgtgtgtgagcttcaTGAATGATCTAATGAATCCATTATCGGTCTCTTAGTTGGAGCTCTATCTGGtaaaccagcagcagctttcaTAGAGACTATAAATCATGCCCTCCTGATGATGACGGAGCTGATCAGAGTTTAATGACGCAGCTCGTGTTTAGGCCTCGTTGGAGCGTTTTAGTCAACATttctgtgagtctgtgtgtgatcaGGTGTGATCCGACTGCTCATCTGGCCTCGTGGTTCAGACAGTCCGACAGAAAGAAGGTCCAACTGTTGGACCAGCGACCATACGAGACAAAAGAAGGAATATATTGATATTCTGTCGCAGGCACAAATAGATCTACACTTTCATTCTGTCAGATTGTGTTGATGTCTGTTGGAAAACGGCCAGCTCACAAATCGCTCAATGAGCTTCATTCATGATCCAGTTCCTGTGGTTGATcttattacatttttctgtgtaaaatgTTAAACTTGGTGAAGTCTGAGAGACCGACTGTtggtttactttttttaattagaagTTCAGTTAAAAGGATCTCTGTAAGTTTGCTTCTATGCAGCAGTTATTTAATTACTGTTTCTTTACCAATTTAGCAGAGAGCTTTAGGCGAGCTGAGGTTATAATAAACCTCTGAACCTCGTCGCTACAACGATCCTGGATCCTAGAGCCAGATGATCCAGTTCCAAAGAGCAGGGCGAGCTAGTTGATAACATCAGTCCAAAAAACAGAAGTAAGACCAAAAGGTTTCTCTCCGCTGCTGAAAACAGCTTTGATGAGAGAAGGACTTTTAATGTTACGTAGCAATAGAGGAACTTCCAAATAGCTCGTTTACACTAATGgtgctctgtttttggttttgttgttttttttttttccttttctttatttagaaaatgagTAAAGTTACAGTTCAT contains:
- the alpi.2 gene encoding intestinal-type alkaline phosphatase isoform X1, coding for MDSKHKLVFTGLLIFVSVQWTLCYSEEELHANYWNVKGKQALQTALSMQPNVHQAKNLILFLGDGMGVPTVTAARILKGQMAGHSGEETSLVMDTFSHLALSKTYNVDQQMPDSAGTATAYLCGVKANYGTLGVTAATPRYNCSATFGNEVTSVLHRAKKAGKSVGIVTTTRVQHASPAANYAHTANRGWYSDSLLSSEAIQNGCRDIAYQLINNTEIDVILGGGRQYMFPKTMQDPEYPTFYGDREDGQNLVLEWQKNKKNAKYVWNKADFDAVNPANTNFLMGLFEPKDCHYELERNPSTDPSLTEMTEKAIKILSKNPKGFYLFVEDNGRIDHGHHEGKAKKALHDAVEFDRAIGRAAELTSELDTLSVVTADHSHVFAFGGYSARGNPVLGVSRSIANDGKHFTTAVYGNGPGYQINGTRPDMNETVSSADDYRQQAPVPLDSETHSIEDVAIFAKGPMSHLFHGVQEQSYIAHVMAYAACVEPYDNCKLTPHNQAGASQPNLLLLLSGLLVLALCSVRV
- the alpi.2 gene encoding intestinal-type alkaline phosphatase isoform X2; protein product: MGVPTVTAARILKGQMAGHSGEETSLVMDTFSHLALSKTYNVDQQMPDSAGTATAYLCGVKANYGTLGVTAATPRYNCSATFGNEVTSVLHRAKKAGKSVGIVTTTRVQHASPAANYAHTANRGWYSDSLLSSEAIQNGCRDIAYQLINNTEIDVILGGGRQYMFPKTMQDPEYPTFYGDREDGQNLVLEWQKNKKNAKYVWNKADFDAVNPANTNFLMGLFEPKDCHYELERNPSTDPSLTEMTEKAIKILSKNPKGFYLFVEGGRIDHGHHEGKAKKALHDAVEFDRAIGRAAELTSELDTLSVVTADHSHVFAFGGYSARGNPVLGVSRSIANDGKHFTTAVYGNGPGYQINGTRPDMNETVSSADDYRQQAPVPLDSETHSIEDVAIFAKGPMSHLFHGVQEQSYIAHVMAYAACVEPYDNCKLTPHNQAGASQPNLLLLLSGLLVLALCSVRV